One Brachyspira suanatina DNA segment encodes these proteins:
- a CDS encoding galactose-1-phosphate uridylyltransferase has translation MPHIRKDPVTKQSVIISSERTGRPSDYVNSSERHIANSELSCPFCRGHEMKTPDPVYTVYAEQEEIWQVRIVPNKYPIISETHENELPKENELFHASSSKGFHDVIIEHPDHYFNFYHAQTEDFFYIFKAVMMRLKDLGKNEDMMYSLYFKNFGPEAGASLYHSHSQIITTPFIPVQMYEEISGALDYYTKNGRCVYCDIIKEEKSLNERVICENNNFIAISPFASKSPYQIYIIPKEHSDSIVHVSSSNILDFSSILKDVFDRLYKLLGEVGFNYVLHTLLPTLENKYKTSSHWFLDIMPKMSKLAGYELGSGVFINSITPEDATQQLRNIL, from the coding sequence ATGCCCCATATCCGTAAAGACCCTGTAACAAAACAGTCCGTAATCATTTCTTCTGAAAGAACAGGAAGACCAAGCGATTATGTCAATTCATCTGAAAGGCATATCGCCAATTCTGAACTTAGCTGCCCTTTTTGCAGGGGACATGAAATGAAGACACCGGATCCTGTTTATACTGTTTATGCTGAACAGGAAGAAATTTGGCAGGTTAGAATCGTACCTAACAAATACCCTATAATATCTGAAACTCATGAAAATGAGCTTCCTAAAGAGAATGAGCTTTTTCATGCCAGCAGTTCTAAAGGGTTTCATGATGTTATTATAGAGCATCCTGATCATTACTTTAACTTTTATCATGCACAAACAGAAGATTTTTTCTACATTTTTAAAGCTGTTATGATGAGGCTTAAAGATTTAGGAAAAAATGAGGATATGATGTATAGTCTGTATTTTAAGAATTTCGGACCGGAAGCAGGGGCAAGTCTTTATCACTCGCATTCTCAAATTATAACAACTCCTTTTATACCTGTTCAGATGTATGAGGAGATTAGCGGGGCCTTGGATTATTATACTAAAAATGGAAGATGTGTATATTGTGATATTATAAAAGAAGAAAAATCATTGAATGAGAGAGTGATATGCGAAAATAATAATTTTATAGCTATATCACCATTTGCCTCAAAATCGCCATATCAAATATATATAATTCCTAAAGAGCATTCTGATAGTATTGTACATGTATCTAGTTCTAATATTTTAGATTTTTCTAGTATATTAAAAGATGTGTTTGATAGATTATATAAGCTTTTGGGTGAAGTTGGTTTTAATTATGTACTTCATACTCTTTTACCTACACTTGAAAATAAATATAAAACTTCAAGCCATTGGTTTTTAGATATAATGCCTAAAATGAGTAAATTGGCAGGTTATGAGTTAGGAAGCGGGGTATTTATTAATTCTATTACTCCTGAAGATGCTACACAGCAGTTAAGAAATATATTATAA
- the proB gene encoding glutamate 5-kinase — protein MKNIDLNNVNRIVFKFGTNVLRNDEGYISLARIYSFIEAIAKFHRMGKEVLIVTSGAVGLGAKKINATDLDEVALKQACAAIGQSQLMSIYEDGFSKFDIVTAQILLTEEDFSNRRRYLNLHSTLSMLLKYKVVPIINENDTVSSDELKQLYDVTQISFSDNDKLSALVASELDADLLIILSDINGLYDDNPKTNPNAKFIHEVFEVTKEIENLGLDASKGGRGGMKTKLQAAKIVTRSGCALFIANGKRPNVLNDIFETKDKTIFYPVEENAELSTKRRWIAYATTIIGKLIVNAGAKKAVLEKESSLLPIGITKVINTFKKGDIVSIADENGTEFARGIVNYNSEDVQKIIGHHSDDILKILGYKNYDAVITRDYIVLL, from the coding sequence ATGAAAAATATAGATTTAAATAATGTAAATAGAATAGTATTCAAATTCGGTACTAACGTTTTAAGAAATGATGAAGGATATATCTCTTTAGCTAGAATATATTCATTTATAGAAGCTATAGCAAAGTTTCACAGAATGGGAAAAGAAGTTTTAATAGTTACTTCAGGAGCTGTGGGATTAGGTGCTAAAAAAATTAATGCAACAGATTTAGATGAAGTTGCTTTGAAACAAGCATGTGCTGCTATAGGTCAGTCCCAGCTTATGTCAATATATGAAGATGGATTTTCTAAATTTGACATAGTTACTGCCCAAATACTTCTAACTGAAGAAGATTTCTCCAATAGAAGAAGATATTTAAATTTGCACTCCACTTTAAGTATGCTTTTGAAATATAAAGTTGTACCTATAATAAATGAAAATGACACTGTATCAAGTGATGAACTTAAACAATTATATGATGTCACTCAAATAAGTTTTTCTGATAATGATAAACTTTCTGCCTTGGTAGCTAGTGAATTGGATGCTGATTTACTTATAATACTCTCTGATATAAATGGGCTTTATGATGATAATCCGAAAACTAATCCTAATGCTAAATTTATACATGAGGTATTTGAAGTTACAAAAGAAATAGAAAATTTAGGATTAGATGCTTCAAAAGGTGGAAGAGGCGGAATGAAAACAAAACTTCAGGCTGCTAAAATAGTTACAAGATCAGGATGCGCATTATTCATAGCAAATGGTAAAAGACCTAATGTACTTAATGATATTTTTGAAACAAAAGATAAAACAATATTTTATCCTGTTGAAGAAAATGCTGAGCTTTCAACAAAAAGAAGATGGATTGCTTATGCCACAACTATAATAGGAAAATTAATAGTTAATGCAGGAGCTAAAAAGGCTGTTTTAGAAAAAGAATCAAGTCTTCTTCCTATAGGAATAACAAAAGTAATTAATACATTTAAAAAAGGTGATATAGTAAGCATTGCTGATGAAAATGGAACAGAGTTTGCAAGAGGAATAGTCAACTATAATTCTGAAGACGTTCAAAAAATAATAGGACATCACTCTGATGATATATTGAAAATACTAGGGTACAAAAATTACGATGCTGTAATCACTAGAGATTATATAGTATTATTATAA
- a CDS encoding DUF4340 domain-containing protein, with product MNNNISKKYITLSSIIVILIIILIAITFMKNRGYSLPELKKITSNISEITIKRGANETIQIKYNDNKWTVNDKYNANEALVTSITNALSTIQPVEIVSRGDDNSISKYKLSDEEALTVLASDSSSKEVRNIKFGMKAAFGNSVYAKINNDNNIYLIGNTSLNPKDIFDKTENDLINKTISEIRNDDIEQITIEYNNNSYTLSKNTNDTNSTWIKNWNNNTVAGNDVYTSIFTLSNLIADGLITNDNINKNTSLYKINIQALNGNISYEILNKLDDNNYEIVSPNDNNRYYMTEKTFGTFVEAINNIIN from the coding sequence ATGAATAATAATATAAGCAAAAAATATATAACTTTATCATCTATAATTGTAATTCTAATTATTATATTAATTGCAATAACTTTTATGAAAAACAGAGGATATTCATTGCCTGAGTTAAAAAAGATAACTTCAAATATATCCGAAATCACTATAAAAAGAGGAGCAAATGAAACTATACAAATAAAATATAATGATAATAAATGGACTGTAAATGATAAATATAATGCTAATGAAGCTTTAGTAACTTCAATTACAAATGCTTTGAGTACTATACAGCCTGTAGAAATAGTTTCAAGAGGAGACGATAACAGCATATCAAAATATAAATTATCTGATGAGGAAGCATTAACCGTTTTAGCATCAGACAGCTCTTCAAAAGAAGTAAGAAATATAAAATTCGGTATGAAAGCAGCTTTTGGAAATAGCGTATATGCTAAAATAAATAATGATAATAATATATATCTTATTGGAAATACTTCTTTAAATCCCAAAGATATATTTGATAAAACTGAAAATGATCTTATAAATAAAACTATATCTGAAATACGCAATGATGATATAGAACAAATAACTATAGAATACAATAATAACTCATATACATTATCAAAAAATACTAATGATACTAACAGTACTTGGATAAAAAATTGGAATAATAATACTGTAGCAGGAAATGATGTTTATACAAGTATATTTACTTTGTCTAATTTAATTGCTGACGGATTAATAACTAATGATAATATAAATAAAAATACTTCATTATATAAAATCAATATACAGGCTTTGAATGGAAATATATCTTATGAAATATTAAATAAACTTGATGATAATAATTATGAGATAGTAAGTCCCAATGATAATAACAGATATTATATGACAGAAAAAACATTTGGAACATTCGTAGAAGCTATTAATAATATAATTAATTGA
- the ruvX gene encoding Holliday junction resolvase RuvX: protein MVLGVDFGRKKTGTAFMDMDIKIPFPCKLIEESNARKVKRALMDIIEEKKIDTVVFGLPLSDEGKESEWCSEIRRFSEFLLKSVKVDIVFVDEYGTSKEADFILRGKKKKVKNKANDLIAATLILENYLNVLNMNNRNQ from the coding sequence ATGGTATTAGGTGTTGACTTCGGAAGAAAAAAAACAGGTACAGCATTCATGGATATGGATATAAAAATTCCTTTTCCATGCAAACTTATAGAAGAAAGCAATGCCAGAAAAGTAAAACGTGCTTTGATGGATATAATAGAAGAAAAAAAGATTGACACTGTTGTTTTCGGTTTGCCTTTATCAGATGAAGGAAAAGAAAGCGAATGGTGCTCTGAAATAAGAAGATTTTCTGAGTTTCTTTTAAAAAGTGTAAAAGTTGATATTGTATTTGTTGATGAATATGGTACTTCTAAAGAAGCTGACTTCATATTAAGAGGCAAAAAGAAAAAAGTTAAAAATAAAGCTAATGATTTAATTGCAGCAACTTTAATATTAGAAAATTATTTGAATGTACTTAATATGAATAATAGAAATCAATAA
- a CDS encoding GNAT family N-acetyltransferase, producing the protein MSTHHNKEDSKENIIKKKKNKFRIRYLTLEDLDDFNNLLRYAFQVSNNELINLGYEIDEIKQAKSAVLSKAKVLGWFDGEKLASQIAVYPMRMNIHGVIYKMAGITGVATYPEYSNLGLMNDLMIKSIENMKKEGQTISVLYPYSIPFYRRKGWEIISDKMSFEIKDTQLPKTITNKGRVERVASDSEDLIELYNEFSHTRHGALIRGDLEWEEYWRWDVDDTIVAIYYNEKEEAKGFLVYVIENDIFHIKEIVYLNFEARLGLWNYISAHFSMVDKVHGYNYTNEPIAFLLEDSEIKETIRPYIMARITDVKGFINDYPFLRKPKNKKINLIIKDNMAKWNNGSFLIYWDENKNTVCKRLNKEYKRNGKDRYIIRMNIQTLTTMLMSYKSPSYLYRIGRIESSIKGINLLESIIPKEQVYFSDYF; encoded by the coding sequence ATGAGTACTCATCATAATAAAGAAGATTCTAAAGAAAATATAATAAAGAAAAAGAAAAATAAATTTAGAATAAGATATTTAACATTAGAAGATTTAGATGATTTTAATAATTTATTAAGATATGCATTTCAAGTGAGCAATAATGAACTTATAAATCTTGGTTATGAGATTGATGAAATAAAACAGGCTAAATCTGCCGTATTAAGCAAGGCTAAAGTTTTAGGCTGGTTTGACGGTGAAAAGTTAGCTTCTCAAATTGCTGTTTATCCTATGAGAATGAATATACATGGCGTTATATATAAAATGGCTGGTATTACTGGTGTTGCCACTTATCCTGAATATTCTAATCTAGGACTTATGAATGATTTAATGATAAAGAGTATTGAGAACATGAAAAAAGAAGGTCAGACTATATCCGTATTATATCCTTATTCAATACCATTCTATAGAAGAAAAGGGTGGGAAATTATTTCTGATAAGATGAGTTTTGAAATAAAAGACACTCAGCTTCCTAAAACTATAACTAATAAGGGCAGGGTAGAGAGAGTCGCTTCCGACAGTGAGGATTTAATAGAGCTTTATAATGAGTTTTCTCATACAAGACATGGTGCTTTGATTAGAGGAGATTTAGAATGGGAAGAGTATTGGAGATGGGATGTAGATGATACTATAGTGGCTATATATTATAATGAAAAAGAAGAGGCTAAAGGTTTTTTAGTTTATGTAATAGAAAATGATATTTTTCATATAAAAGAAATTGTTTATCTTAATTTTGAGGCTAGGCTTGGACTTTGGAATTATATATCAGCACATTTCTCTATGGTGGATAAAGTTCATGGTTATAATTATACTAATGAACCTATTGCATTTTTACTCGAAGACAGCGAAATAAAAGAAACTATAAGACCTTATATAATGGCAAGAATTACTGATGTTAAAGGATTCATTAATGATTATCCATTTTTAAGAAAGCCTAAAAATAAAAAAATCAATTTAATAATAAAAGATAATATGGCTAAATGGAATAATGGAAGTTTTTTAATTTATTGGGACGAAAACAAAAATACTGTTTGTAAAAGACTTAATAAAGAATATAAAAGAAACGGTAAAGACAGATACATTATAAGAATGAATATTCAAACTCTTACAACAATGCTTATGAGTTATAAATCTCCTTCTTATCTGTATAGAATCGGAAGAATAGAATCAAGCATAAAAGGAATAAATTTATTAGAATCTATTATACCTAAAGAACAGGTTTATTTTTCTGATTATTTCTAA
- the proC gene encoding pyrroline-5-carboxylate reductase, translating into MIIGFIGAGAMGGALIEGFIKSGIEYTNIVASVKTMEKKDYLEKNLGIKVYTDNRKVASESDVLFLAVKPYMIPAIAAEISSSIKVGATIISVAASVSKKDLSRYFNGSRIVRIMPNTPVKTCNGFISVVETENKVVENGVVELLKRVGMVKVIKEEQIHAYNAMAGCSPAFMYILIEAMSDAGVVMGIDRKTSIEMAAQVFKGTGAMVLESGKHPAQLKDGVCTPGGLTIKGVEVLEEKGLRSGIIESVIASYNKSIESEKK; encoded by the coding sequence ATGATAATAGGATTTATTGGTGCCGGAGCTATGGGCGGAGCTTTAATAGAAGGTTTTATAAAATCTGGAATAGAGTATACCAATATTGTAGCAAGCGTAAAAACTATGGAGAAGAAAGATTATCTTGAAAAGAATCTTGGAATAAAAGTTTATACTGATAATAGAAAAGTAGCTAGTGAGTCAGATGTTTTATTTTTGGCAGTTAAGCCTTATATGATTCCTGCTATTGCCGCCGAGATATCATCATCTATTAAAGTTGGTGCTACTATTATAAGTGTGGCGGCTTCTGTATCAAAAAAGGATTTATCAAGATATTTTAATGGAAGCAGAATAGTGAGAATAATGCCTAATACTCCTGTTAAAACATGCAATGGTTTTATATCAGTTGTAGAAACAGAAAATAAAGTTGTTGAGAATGGTGTTGTTGAGTTACTGAAAAGGGTAGGAATGGTTAAAGTTATTAAAGAGGAACAAATACATGCTTATAATGCTATGGCAGGCTGTTCTCCTGCATTTATGTATATATTGATAGAGGCTATGAGCGATGCCGGGGTAGTAATGGGAATAGATAGAAAAACATCTATAGAAATGGCGGCACAAGTTTTTAAAGGAACGGGAGCTATGGTATTGGAATCTGGAAAACATCCGGCACAATTAAAGGATGGTGTATGTACTCCTGGAGGACTTACTATAAAAGGAGTTGAAGTTTTAGAAGAGAAAGGACTTAGAAGCGGTATTATAGAAAGCGTTATTGCAAGCTATAATAAATCTATAGAAAGTGAAAAAAAGTAA
- a CDS encoding response regulator yields MPKKTILVLDDEKSIRTLFEEEFKDEGYDVVSTDSGEEALEMLDKGVPHIDLITLDIKMPKMDGLDFLAKVREKHRELPIIICTAYNNYRHEFSVWNADGYILKSGNLTEIKDKIKRLIG; encoded by the coding sequence ATGCCTAAGAAGACAATTTTAGTTTTAGATGATGAAAAAAGCATTAGAACTCTTTTTGAAGAAGAGTTTAAAGATGAAGGATATGATGTAGTATCCACAGATAGCGGTGAGGAAGCTTTAGAAATGTTAGATAAAGGAGTTCCTCATATTGACTTAATAACATTAGACATAAAAATGCCTAAAATGGATGGCTTAGATTTTTTGGCTAAGGTTAGAGAAAAGCATAGAGAATTGCCTATCATAATATGTACAGCATATAACAATTACAGACATGAGTTTTCTGTATGGAATGCTGACGGCTATATATTAAAATCAGGTAACCTCACAGAGATTAAAGACAAGATAAAAAGACTTATAGGTTGA
- a CDS encoding peptidase U32 family protein produces MELLAPAGNKEKLEVAYHYGADAAYIGGALFNLRHQSKNTTIDELAECAQLAKNLNKKMYLTLNAFLHEYDKNNLKAYLKEIQNLNIDAFIVSDLGVLGIVKETIPEATIHISTQASVTNSYSCKMYESLGASRIILARELSLDEIKEIRDNTDLELESFVHGAVCMSYSGRCLLSNFLNNRDANGGECSQVCRWNFKTYIEEKTRPGEFMEIEEGENHTTILSSRDLQMAEYLHLLQKAGIDSIKIEGRMKSVYYVANTVRVYRILLDLLDRIGYDSYPEAIKKEPIASYLKELETISRRESDTGFYFGRDNIKPTLKGYLKGRRLMGMIADDSEEYAKITVYNTIKNGDNLVYIGKDFIKHNDNIFKLFIKTEENEFVEVDNIRNIDNAYIKSGVHDFKKYDIITVEED; encoded by the coding sequence ATGGAACTTTTAGCACCTGCTGGAAATAAAGAAAAATTAGAAGTAGCATATCATTACGGAGCTGATGCCGCATATATAGGCGGAGCTTTATTTAATTTAAGACATCAAAGCAAAAATACAACTATAGATGAACTTGCTGAATGTGCTCAATTAGCTAAAAACTTAAATAAAAAAATGTATTTAACTTTAAATGCTTTTCTCCATGAATATGATAAAAATAATTTAAAAGCATACTTAAAAGAAATACAGAATCTAAACATAGATGCATTCATAGTTTCTGATTTAGGAGTACTTGGAATAGTTAAAGAAACAATACCTGAAGCAACTATTCATATAAGCACTCAGGCTTCTGTTACAAATAGTTATTCATGTAAAATGTATGAAAGTTTAGGAGCAAGCAGAATAATATTAGCTAGAGAACTTTCTTTAGATGAGATAAAAGAGATCAGAGATAATACTGATTTAGAATTGGAAAGTTTTGTGCATGGTGCTGTATGTATGTCATATTCAGGAAGATGCCTTCTTTCTAACTTTTTAAATAACAGAGATGCTAACGGAGGAGAATGCTCTCAGGTTTGCAGATGGAATTTCAAAACATATATAGAAGAGAAAACAAGACCTGGTGAGTTCATGGAAATTGAAGAAGGAGAAAATCATACTACAATATTAAGCAGCAGAGATTTACAAATGGCTGAATATCTTCATTTACTTCAGAAAGCCGGTATTGATTCTATAAAAATAGAAGGAAGAATGAAAAGCGTATATTATGTGGCTAATACTGTAAGAGTTTATAGAATATTATTAGATTTGCTTGACAGAATCGGTTATGATTCATATCCTGAAGCAATAAAAAAAGAACCTATAGCAAGTTATTTGAAAGAGCTTGAAACTATAAGCAGAAGAGAAAGCGATACAGGATTCTATTTTGGAAGAGATAATATAAAACCTACACTCAAAGGATATTTAAAAGGCAGAAGACTTATGGGTATGATTGCAGACGACAGTGAAGAATATGCCAAAATCACAGTATACAACACTATAAAAAATGGTGATAATTTAGTGTATATAGGAAAAGATTTCATAAAGCATAATGATAACATATTCAAACTATTTATAAAAACGGAAGAAAATGAATTTGTGGAAGTTGATAATATTAGAAATATAGATAATGCCTATATAAAATCAGGAGTACATGATTTCAAAAAATACGATATTATCACTGTAGAAGAAGATTAA
- the lptB gene encoding LPS export ABC transporter ATP-binding protein, which translates to MFSKFLNIFKKKDDTNFMPSNNDPITAESFFNYDKSNPYEIRAVNLTKYYGKRKIIGDISYNVKQGEVVGLLGPNGAGKTTSFYITVGFVTATAGNVYLNDLDITKLHMHQRATLGIGYLPQEASIFRKMSVEDNLLSILEYNRALSAKQRMDITDMLLNEFNINHVRKQKGYTLSGGERRRCEIARALTVNPKFILLDEPFAGVDPIAVIDIQNIIASLKEKGLGILITDHNVRETLRITDRAYIMGNGQILVKGTPDEIINNPLARKVYLGESFTM; encoded by the coding sequence ATGTTTAGTAAATTTCTTAATATTTTTAAAAAAAAAGATGATACAAATTTTATGCCCTCTAATAATGATCCGATAACGGCTGAGAGTTTCTTTAATTATGATAAATCAAATCCTTATGAGATAAGAGCTGTTAATCTTACAAAATATTACGGAAAAAGAAAAATAATAGGCGATATTTCTTATAATGTAAAACAGGGTGAGGTTGTTGGTCTTTTAGGGCCTAATGGAGCAGGAAAGACAACAAGTTTCTATATAACTGTAGGATTCGTTACTGCTACTGCTGGAAATGTATATCTTAATGATCTTGATATTACAAAACTTCATATGCATCAAAGAGCTACTTTAGGAATAGGATATTTACCTCAGGAGGCTTCGATATTCCGTAAGATGTCTGTTGAGGATAATCTTCTTAGCATATTGGAATATAATAGAGCATTATCTGCAAAGCAAAGAATGGATATAACAGATATGCTTCTTAATGAATTTAATATTAACCATGTAAGAAAACAAAAAGGGTACACTCTTTCCGGCGGTGAGAGAAGAAGATGTGAAATAGCAAGGGCATTAACTGTTAATCCAAAATTTATATTATTGGATGAACCTTTTGCGGGAGTCGACCCTATTGCCGTTATAGATATACAGAACATCATAGCTTCTTTAAAAGAAAAAGGATTAGGAATACTGATTACAGACCATAATGTACGCGAAACTTTGAGAATCACAGATAGAGCATATATAATGGGTAATGGACAAATATTGGTAAAGGGAACACCTGATGAAATAATTAATAATCCATTAGCACGTAAAGTTTATCTGGGTGAATCTTTCACTATGTAA
- a CDS encoding ankyrin repeat domain-containing protein, with the protein MKKIFVVVSLFLFSFILYSQDITNSETSQNESLTNSNNEFFDYIEKGDIAKIRELLRQGTNVNSTNSEGWSALHVAVRANNIAVVKELLSQKWIDMNPVLPVDTILMDGDNKWYADGQTPLLLASYYGYADIVNMLLSYGADVLAKDSIDDAMSIHIASARGNANVVSVILDSSAARSSGIDIVNVGDNTGTTPLMWASMNNQVTVIAALLKFKADVNFQDDDGWTALHFAAASDSYRAVEILLKNKADANIADIEGKKPVDITTDTDIKELLNKYTSAETENNNTAEK; encoded by the coding sequence ATGAAAAAAATATTTGTTGTGGTTAGTTTGTTTTTATTTAGTTTTATATTATATTCACAAGACATAACAAATTCTGAAACTTCTCAAAATGAGTCGCTTACAAACTCCAACAATGAATTTTTTGATTATATAGAAAAAGGTGATATTGCTAAAATAAGAGAGTTATTAAGACAAGGAACAAATGTTAATAGTACAAATTCAGAAGGCTGGTCTGCATTACATGTGGCAGTTAGAGCAAATAATATTGCAGTAGTAAAAGAATTATTATCTCAAAAATGGATTGATATGAATCCTGTACTTCCTGTTGATACAATATTAATGGATGGAGATAACAAATGGTATGCTGATGGTCAGACACCTCTTTTGCTTGCTTCATATTATGGATATGCAGATATAGTTAATATGCTTTTAAGTTATGGAGCTGATGTACTTGCCAAAGATAGTATAGATGATGCTATGTCTATACATATTGCTTCAGCAAGAGGAAATGCTAATGTTGTTTCTGTGATATTAGATTCTTCTGCGGCAAGAAGTTCAGGTATAGATATAGTTAATGTAGGAGATAATACAGGAACTACTCCTTTAATGTGGGCTTCTATGAATAATCAGGTAACAGTTATAGCAGCATTGCTTAAATTTAAAGCAGATGTTAATTTCCAAGATGATGATGGATGGACAGCTTTGCATTTTGCTGCAGCTTCTGACAGTTACAGAGCCGTAGAAATACTTTTGAAAAATAAAGCAGATGCTAATATAGCTGATATAGAAGGTAAAAAACCTGTAGATATTACTACTGATACTGATATAAAAGAATTACTTAATAAATATACTTCTGCTGAAACTGAAAATAACAATACAGCAGAAAAATAA
- a CDS encoding RecB family exonuclease, whose amino-acid sequence MEAKKLQRFSEYSMSTYLLCPRKYRYTYIEKPFKKQKRSVNVYFIFGNAIHLACKEFYEQRAEERTLENLYNIFRNVWKRSGIRAFFNSREEEKELGERGLYMLSNFFNSFGQKVPYKIESYMENRVRDYILFGRIDRIDLSADGTLQIVDYKTTKYYDVGEDNDERDRKTIQLKLYACILDGLKCKVTSGSYYHFEDDKLDTIEFTPESINYLREWFDEIVDDIRYDRAFDKKVGRHCEFCDFFKLCQGKEDNIDNLVLPSDELFMANIENSNNN is encoded by the coding sequence ATGGAAGCTAAAAAATTACAGAGATTTAGTGAATACAGCATGTCTACATATTTGCTTTGTCCTAGAAAGTATAGATATACTTATATAGAGAAGCCTTTTAAAAAGCAAAAGAGAAGTGTTAATGTTTATTTTATCTTTGGTAATGCTATACATTTGGCTTGTAAAGAATTTTATGAACAGCGTGCAGAAGAAAGAACTTTAGAGAATCTGTATAATATTTTTAGAAATGTATGGAAAAGAAGCGGTATAAGAGCATTTTTCAATAGCAGGGAAGAAGAAAAGGAACTTGGAGAAAGAGGGCTTTATATGCTTTCTAATTTCTTTAATTCATTTGGACAGAAAGTACCTTACAAAATAGAAAGCTATATGGAAAATAGAGTCAGAGATTATATTTTATTTGGAAGGATAGATAGAATAGATTTATCTGCTGATGGTACATTACAGATTGTAGATTATAAAACCACAAAGTATTATGATGTTGGTGAAGATAATGATGAGAGAGATAGAAAAACCATACAGCTTAAATTATATGCATGTATATTAGATGGGCTTAAATGTAAGGTTACAAGCGGTTCTTATTATCATTTTGAAGATGATAAATTAGATACTATAGAATTTACTCCTGAATCTATTAATTATTTAAGAGAATGGTTTGATGAAATAGTTGATGATATAAGGTATGACAGAGCTTTTGATAAAAAGGTTGGAAGGCATTGTGAGTTTTGTGACTTCTTCAAGTTATGTCAGGGTAAAGAAGATAATATTGATAATTTAGTTCTTCCTTCAGATGAATTATTTATGGCCAATATAGAAAATTCTAATAATAATTGA
- a CDS encoding iron-sulfur cluster loop: MDKRLELLLNESDKIFNNMKEVHFLDDKEANTFLNKLEEYPHVFVLGCLMDVQISSEKAWIIPYKIYKDLNTFDIYKLKEKGLDYYKDFFNKNKLHRFNDEKAEVFYNAINIIIKYYGGDASKIWLNKPNSFTIVSRFLEFRGCGQKIANMAANTLANQFKIEMSDYKNIDISADVHIIRVIYRLGFIEFERYNQLEDDKKKLLVIHKARELNPQFPGQIDFVCWKLGRDYCHENNPDCDKCYMNKVCAKMIN; encoded by the coding sequence ATGGATAAAAGATTAGAGCTGCTTTTAAATGAATCTGACAAGATATTTAATAATATGAAAGAAGTACATTTTTTAGATGATAAAGAGGCAAATACATTTCTAAATAAGTTAGAAGAATATCCGCATGTATTTGTTTTAGGTTGCTTGATGGATGTGCAGATAAGTTCTGAAAAAGCATGGATTATACCATATAAGATATATAAAGATTTAAATACTTTTGATATATATAAATTAAAGGAAAAAGGTTTAGATTATTATAAGGACTTTTTTAATAAGAATAAACTTCATAGATTTAATGATGAAAAGGCAGAAGTATTTTATAATGCAATTAATATAATAATAAAATATTATGGAGGCGATGCTTCAAAAATATGGTTAAATAAACCAAATAGTTTTACTATAGTTTCTAGATTTTTAGAATTTAGAGGATGCGGTCAGAAAATAGCTAATATGGCAGCTAATACATTGGCAAATCAATTTAAAATAGAAATGAGTGATTATAAAAATATAGATATTTCTGCTGATGTTCATATTATTAGAGTTATATATAGACTTGGATTTATAGAATTTGAAAGATATAATCAATTAGAAGATGATAAAAAGAAATTATTAGTTATTCATAAGGCAAGAGAATTGAATCCTCAATTTCCTGGACAAATAGATTTTGTATGTTGGAAATTAGGCAGAGATTATTGCCATGAAAATAATCCTGATTGTGATAAATGTTATATGAATAAAGTATGTGCAAAAATGATAAATTAA